The following proteins are co-located in the Hominilimicola fabiformis genome:
- a CDS encoding nucleobase:cation symporter-2 family protein translates to MKNSDINNIYKLDGKVPVSKAIPFGLQHILAMFVANIAPIIIVSSACGLDTTETARLIQTAMIVAGIGSVIQLYPIWKVGSGLPIVMGISFTFVSVFCFVGPTYGYGAIVGAVIIGGIIEGILGLFAKYWVKLISPIVAASVVTAIGFSLLSVGATSFGGGSGAEDFGSAKNLILGTITLVCCIGFNIFAKSYWKQLSVLFGLIVGYIVAVCMGMVDFSGLSTAQIVSLPQILPIKPTFNIGAIISVLVIFLVSATETIGDTSALASSGLNREVSKKELTGSIAADGFVSALSGLFGCLPITSFSQNVGLVSMTKVVNRFTIFTGCVIMVLAGLFPMFGTLLATLPEAVLGGCTLMMFGNIVISGLQMIAKCGFSQRNIIIAALSLSIGLGFTQVPEIFSIFPQIIQNVFAENCVAVVFLVSIILNLVLPKNMEAHQS, encoded by the coding sequence ATGAAAAACAGTGATATTAATAATATTTATAAGTTAGACGGAAAAGTGCCTGTTTCAAAAGCTATTCCGTTTGGTCTGCAACATATTTTGGCTATGTTCGTTGCGAATATCGCACCGATTATTATTGTTTCAAGTGCTTGCGGTTTAGACACAACCGAAACCGCAAGACTTATTCAGACGGCTATGATTGTTGCGGGAATAGGTTCTGTAATTCAGTTGTATCCTATATGGAAAGTCGGTTCGGGATTGCCGATTGTAATGGGAATAAGTTTTACGTTTGTATCTGTGTTCTGTTTTGTCGGTCCTACATACGGATACGGAGCCATTGTCGGAGCGGTTATTATAGGCGGAATTATTGAAGGCATACTCGGACTTTTCGCAAAATATTGGGTAAAACTGATTTCGCCGATTGTGGCGGCTTCGGTTGTAACGGCTATCGGCTTTTCGCTTTTGTCGGTCGGCGCAACATCGTTCGGCGGCGGCTCGGGTGCGGAGGATTTCGGTTCGGCTAAAAATTTAATTCTCGGAACAATTACGTTGGTTTGTTGTATCGGATTTAATATTTTCGCTAAATCATATTGGAAACAGTTGTCCGTATTGTTCGGACTTATCGTAGGTTACATTGTGGCTGTGTGTATGGGTATGGTTGATTTTTCTGGATTGAGTACGGCACAAATCGTATCACTTCCGCAGATACTTCCGATTAAACCGACATTCAATATAGGCGCGATTATTTCCGTGCTTGTGATTTTCCTTGTGTCCGCAACGGAAACAATAGGAGATACATCGGCACTTGCGTCATCGGGATTAAATCGTGAGGTTTCAAAGAAGGAGCTTACAGGCTCAATCGCCGCAGACGGTTTTGTCAGTGCATTGTCGGGACTTTTCGGTTGTTTGCCGATTACGTCGTTCAGCCAAAATGTGGGACTTGTTTCAATGACAAAAGTCGTAAACAGATTTACGATTTTCACAGGCTGCGTTATTATGGTTTTGGCAGGATTGTTCCCTATGTTCGGAACATTACTTGCAACATTGCCTGAGGCTGTGCTTGGCGGCTGTACGCTTATGATGTTCGGTAATATTGTTATAAGCGGTTTGCAGATGATTGCAAAATGCGGTTTTTCACAAAGAAATATTATTATCGCCGCATTGTCATTGAGTATCGGACTTGGCTTTACGCAAGTTCCTGAAATTTTCTCAATCTTTCCGCAAATCATTCAAAACGTGTTCGCTGAAAACTGCGTTGCGGTTGTGTTCTTGGTTTCGATAATTTTGAATTTGGTGCTGCCGAAAAATATGGAGGCTCATCAATCATAA
- a CDS encoding ABC transporter ATP-binding protein has product MADLQLKHIYKRYAGGVTAVSDFTLDIDDKEFIILVGPSGCGKSTTLRMVAGLEEISEGELYIGGRLVNDVAPKDRDIAMVFQNYALYPHMTVFENMAFGLKLRKTPKDEIKKRVTEAAKILDIEHLLDRKPKALSGGQRQRVAMGRAIVRNPKVFLMDEPLSNLDAKLRVAMRTEIKKLHNKLQTTFMYVTHDQTEAMTMGTRIVVMKDGVIQQVDTPANLYTKPDNVFVAGFIGSPQMNFVTATLSKENGSVYASFGDNKIMIPNGKVTPELEGYIGKEVIVGIRPEDIHDDEAFISSRPEAVCNAYVEVTEMMGAETYLYLELAGEQFTARVNQRSTAKIGDTIKVAFETNKIHIFDKDTEMAIVH; this is encoded by the coding sequence ATGGCAGATTTACAATTAAAACACATTTACAAAAGATATGCAGGCGGCGTTACTGCTGTAAGTGACTTTACACTTGACATTGACGATAAGGAATTCATCATTCTTGTAGGTCCTTCAGGTTGTGGTAAGTCAACAACTCTAAGAATGGTTGCCGGTCTTGAAGAAATTTCAGAAGGTGAACTTTATATCGGCGGACGTCTTGTAAACGACGTTGCTCCTAAAGACAGAGATATTGCAATGGTTTTCCAAAACTACGCTCTATATCCTCATATGACAGTATTTGAAAATATGGCATTTGGTCTAAAGCTTAGAAAAACTCCAAAGGACGAAATCAAGAAGCGTGTTACAGAAGCTGCAAAGATTCTTGACATTGAGCATCTTCTTGACAGAAAGCCGAAGGCTCTTTCAGGCGGTCAAAGACAGCGTGTTGCTATGGGACGTGCAATCGTTCGTAATCCTAAGGTATTCCTTATGGACGAACCTCTATCAAACCTTGATGCAAAGCTAAGAGTTGCAATGAGAACTGAAATTAAGAAGTTACATAACAAACTTCAAACAACATTTATGTACGTTACTCATGACCAGACAGAGGCTATGACAATGGGTACTCGTATCGTTGTTATGAAGGATGGTGTTATTCAACAAGTTGATACACCTGCTAACCTTTATACAAAGCCTGATAACGTATTCGTTGCAGGATTTATCGGTTCACCGCAAATGAACTTCGTTACTGCTACACTATCAAAGGAAAACGGTAGCGTATACGCATCATTTGGCGATAACAAGATTATGATTCCTAACGGTAAGGTTACACCTGAACTTGAAGGTTATATCGGTAAGGAAGTAATCGTTGGTATCAGACCTGAAGATATTCACGATGACGAGGCATTCATTTCAAGCAGACCTGAGGCTGTATGTAATGCATACGTTGAAGTTACTGAAATGATGGGTGCTGAAACATATTTGTATCTTGAACTTGCAGGTGAACAGTTCACAGCAAGAGTTAATCAACGTTCAACAGCTAAGATTGGTGATACAATCAAGGTTGCATTTGAAACAAACAAAATTCATATCTTTGATAAGGATACAGAAATGGCTATCGTTCACTAA
- a CDS encoding xanthine phosphoribosyltransferase, whose product MNCLEERILKDGIVKEGNVLKVDSFLNHQMDIDLFNEMGKEWKKRFEGANINKILTIEASGIGIACIAAQHFGVPVVFAKKSKSVNLEGEMYVAEVESFTHKCKNQVIVAKKFLNENDRVLIIDDFLANGCALQGLIQIVKSAGATVEGIGIAVEKGFQAGGRIIRNLGFQLESLAIVDDMDSKTGMIKFREEQ is encoded by the coding sequence ATGAACTGTTTAGAGGAAAGAATTTTAAAGGACGGAATAGTTAAAGAGGGTAACGTGCTTAAAGTGGACAGCTTTTTAAATCATCAAATGGACATTGATTTGTTTAATGAGATGGGCAAGGAATGGAAAAAACGCTTTGAGGGTGCGAATATAAATAAAATTTTGACTATCGAGGCATCGGGTATAGGTATTGCCTGTATCGCCGCACAACATTTCGGTGTGCCTGTTGTTTTTGCGAAAAAATCAAAGAGCGTAAATCTTGAGGGTGAAATGTACGTTGCGGAGGTTGAGTCATTCACGCACAAATGCAAAAATCAGGTTATTGTTGCGAAAAAGTTTTTGAATGAAAACGACCGTGTATTGATTATCGATGATTTCTTGGCAAACGGTTGTGCGCTGCAGGGATTAATTCAGATAGTCAAGTCAGCCGGTGCAACGGTTGAGGGGATAGGAATAGCTGTTGAAAAAGGCTTCCAAGCAGGCGGAAGAATTATTCGTAACTTAGGTTTTCAATTAGAATCTTTGGCAATAGTTGACGATATGGACAGCAAAACAGGTATGATTAAGTTCAGAGAGGAACAGTAA
- a CDS encoding allophanate hydrolase, protein MKFFPKKLSLKWINQAYDNNELTPYELVDEILKRAEENKDKNIWIVAPSRELMEKYISKLPPRSEDKPLWGIPFAIKDNIDLEGVPTTAACPEYSYMPKKSAFVVQKLIDAGAFPVGKTNLDQFATGLVGTRSPYGEVHNAYDDKMISGGSSSGSAVSVALGMAAFSLGTDTAGSGRVPAMLNTLVGFKPSLGAWSTSGVVPACASLDCVTVFANSLEDTETVNQYAKGYDAECVWSKEYEDKGKKLPEKIYLPLKEPAFFGDNADVHKAKWYSATERIKKLGVKVEYIDYKMFYDAALILYDGAYVAERWADLKEFVIENEDKVFPVTKKILQSGGTEEKTAARLFEDLHMLQYYRHKAKEILKNAVMVMPTAGGTFTREQVREDPVKTNSLMGLYTNHCNLLDLMAVAVPENTQDKNLPFGITIFGLADSTNLVLQTAESFLKTESIDFAVCGLHKKGYALESQLTELGAEYIESTATAKEYKLYKLNTNPIKPGLVRAENGENINIDIFKIPVSKLGSFMSNVNTPLSIGNVELIDGRWVKGFLCEEYAVKDAEDITSKKSF, encoded by the coding sequence ATGAAGTTTTTCCCTAAGAAATTATCATTGAAATGGATAAATCAAGCGTATGACAATAACGAACTTACACCTTACGAGCTTGTCGATGAAATTTTGAAAAGAGCCGAAGAAAATAAGGACAAGAATATTTGGATAGTTGCTCCGTCAAGAGAGCTTATGGAAAAGTATATCTCAAAACTTCCGCCGAGAAGTGAGGATAAACCGCTGTGGGGAATACCGTTCGCGATAAAGGATAATATCGACCTTGAGGGTGTTCCGACAACGGCGGCTTGCCCCGAATATTCGTATATGCCGAAAAAAAGTGCGTTTGTGGTACAGAAGTTAATTGACGCAGGTGCGTTCCCTGTCGGAAAGACAAATCTTGACCAATTTGCAACGGGACTTGTCGGTACAAGAAGTCCGTACGGTGAAGTGCATAATGCGTATGACGATAAAATGATTAGCGGCGGCTCAAGTTCGGGTTCTGCGGTGTCGGTTGCCTTGGGTATGGCGGCGTTTTCGCTCGGTACCGATACGGCAGGCTCCGGAAGAGTACCCGCAATGCTAAATACACTTGTGGGGTTTAAACCGTCATTGGGTGCTTGGTCCACATCCGGCGTAGTACCGGCTTGTGCAAGCCTTGACTGTGTGACGGTATTTGCAAACAGTCTTGAAGATACCGAAACAGTCAATCAATATGCCAAAGGCTATGATGCGGAATGTGTTTGGTCGAAAGAATATGAGGATAAAGGTAAAAAACTTCCCGAAAAAATATATCTTCCTTTGAAAGAACCAGCATTTTTCGGTGATAACGCAGATGTTCATAAGGCTAAATGGTATTCGGCAACGGAACGTATAAAAAAACTCGGAGTTAAGGTTGAATATATTGATTATAAAATGTTTTACGATGCCGCGTTAATTCTTTATGACGGTGCGTATGTTGCGGAAAGATGGGCTGACTTAAAAGAATTTGTCATTGAAAACGAGGATAAAGTTTTTCCTGTTACCAAGAAAATTCTTCAGTCGGGCGGTACGGAAGAAAAGACCGCCGCAAGACTGTTTGAAGATTTGCATATGTTGCAATATTACAGACACAAGGCAAAGGAAATATTAAAAAATGCCGTTATGGTAATGCCGACGGCAGGAGGCACATTCACAAGAGAACAAGTAAGGGAAGATCCCGTAAAGACGAACAGCTTAATGGGACTTTATACAAATCACTGCAACTTGCTTGACCTTATGGCAGTGGCAGTACCCGAAAATACGCAAGATAAAAATTTACCGTTCGGAATTACGATTTTCGGACTTGCGGACAGTACAAATCTTGTACTTCAAACAGCGGAAAGTTTTCTTAAAACCGAAAGTATCGATTTTGCGGTATGCGGACTTCACAAAAAGGGATATGCCCTTGAAAGTCAGCTCACCGAATTGGGAGCGGAGTATATCGAAAGTACAGCGACTGCAAAGGAGTATAAGCTGTACAAACTCAATACAAATCCGATTAAGCCCGGACTTGTGAGAGCGGAAAACGGTGAAAATATAAATATTGATATATTCAAAATACCCGTTTCAAAGCTCGGAAGTTTTATGAGTAACGTAAACACACCGCTTTCGATAGGCAATGTCGAGCTTATCGACGGCAGATGGGTGAAAGGTTTTCTTTGCGAAGAATACGCCGTAAAAGATGCGGAAGATATAACAAGTAAAAAAAGTTTTTAA
- a CDS encoding stalk domain-containing protein, with protein sequence MKKFIGMALAAVISASSFTALAAGAIPDHQGTSMDGIEIGTAQLNSAVKSYYDLFEQAGDQYGVDPNLLAAICMQESSGRNLSYRDDGSEYPAWGIMQIENTLEKSFAKFGEDTTGEKWTLQDRLDPTKAVPFAAYLISQSLIRYDCDYMKMIQSYNFGQTVLDRIIAAKGDDWLSERVNAAQYATNWPYNTYGDAQYIEHVMRYYHNDIDYIGAKVRIDGKLLAFDDQYPLLKTIEGETYTMIPVRGISEALNAKVDWDGDKQEITVKKGGDKVVMYLDSDVAYINDTPITLDAPATLMNNRTMVPLRFVMEAFNVTVDWNGDTRTVEITK encoded by the coding sequence ATGAAGAAATTTATAGGAATGGCACTTGCAGCGGTGATTTCGGCATCGTCATTTACGGCACTTGCGGCAGGGGCTATACCCGATCATCAAGGCACAAGTATGGACGGTATTGAAATCGGTACGGCTCAGCTTAATTCGGCGGTAAAAAGTTATTATGATTTATTCGAGCAGGCAGGTGACCAATACGGTGTAGACCCAAACTTGCTTGCGGCAATATGTATGCAGGAATCGTCGGGAAGAAATTTGAGTTACCGTGATGACGGAAGTGAATATCCGGCATGGGGTATTATGCAGATTGAAAATACTTTGGAAAAATCATTCGCCAAGTTCGGTGAGGACACTACGGGAGAAAAATGGACGCTTCAAGATAGACTTGATCCGACTAAGGCAGTGCCGTTTGCGGCATATTTAATTTCACAGTCGCTTATCAGATATGATTGTGATTATATGAAAATGATTCAGTCGTATAACTTCGGACAAACCGTGCTTGACAGAATAATTGCGGCGAAGGGTGACGATTGGCTTTCGGAACGCGTCAATGCCGCGCAGTATGCGACAAATTGGCCGTACAATACTTACGGTGACGCACAGTACATAGAACACGTTATGAGATATTATCATAATGATATTGATTACATAGGTGCAAAGGTAAGAATAGACGGTAAATTGCTTGCGTTTGACGACCAGTATCCGTTGCTTAAAACCATTGAAGGTGAAACGTATACAATGATACCAGTAAGAGGTATATCAGAGGCTCTTAATGCAAAAGTGGACTGGGACGGTGACAAGCAGGAGATTACGGTTAAAAAGGGCGGCGACAAAGTCGTGATGTATCTTGACAGTGATGTTGCGTACATAAATGATACACCGATAACGCTTGATGCACCCGCAACGCTTATGAACAACAGAACAATGGTTCCGCTTAGATTTGTCATGGAAGCATTTAATGTTACTGTTGATTGGAACGGTGACACAAGAACTGTTGAAATAACAAAATAA
- the eno gene encoding phosphopyruvate hydratase, which translates to MKQYIEIVDIFGREVMDSRGNPTVEVEVHTECASGRAIVPSGASTGVFEAVELRDNDKKRYGGKGVKNAVANVNEKIADVLIGMNVLDQRSIDMKMCELDGTDNKSNLGANAILGVSLAVARAAAASLEIPLFQYIGGINSYVLPVPMMNILNGGAHANNNVDIQEFMIMPYGAKSFKQGLRWCSEVFHELKKVLSEMGNTTAVGDEGGFAPNLETDEKALEVIMSAIGRAGYKAGEDFKIAIDAASSEWVQDDGTYLLPKSGIKKTASELVEYWQILCEKYPIFSIEDALGEDDWDGWKILTDKLGDKIQLVGDDLFVTNPKRLEKGILSDVANSILIKVNQIGTLSETLDAVEMAHKNGYTAVISHRSGETEDTTIADIAVAVNAGQIKTGAPSRTDRVAKYNQLLRIEEELCGIAQYGKF; encoded by the coding sequence ATGAAACAGTACATTGAAATAGTCGACATTTTCGGACGTGAAGTTATGGATTCACGCGGTAATCCGACAGTCGAAGTTGAGGTGCATACAGAATGTGCGTCGGGCAGAGCAATCGTTCCGTCAGGTGCGTCAACAGGTGTTTTTGAGGCTGTGGAACTTAGGGATAATGACAAAAAGCGTTACGGCGGTAAAGGTGTAAAAAATGCTGTGGCGAATGTAAATGAAAAAATTGCAGATGTGTTAATCGGTATGAATGTACTTGACCAACGCTCGATAGATATGAAAATGTGTGAGCTTGACGGCACAGACAATAAATCAAATCTCGGTGCAAACGCAATACTCGGTGTATCGTTAGCCGTTGCAAGAGCGGCTGCGGCAAGCCTTGAAATACCGCTTTTTCAATATATAGGCGGTATAAATTCTTATGTACTTCCCGTACCTATGATGAACATATTAAACGGCGGTGCACACGCAAATAACAACGTCGATATACAGGAATTTATGATAATGCCGTATGGCGCAAAGTCATTTAAACAAGGCTTGCGTTGGTGCAGTGAAGTATTTCACGAATTGAAAAAGGTGCTTTCCGAAATGGGTAATACCACCGCGGTCGGTGACGAAGGCGGTTTTGCACCGAATCTTGAAACAGACGAAAAAGCACTTGAAGTTATAATGAGCGCAATCGGACGTGCAGGCTACAAGGCAGGTGAAGATTTTAAAATTGCCATAGATGCCGCGTCTTCGGAATGGGTACAAGATGACGGAACATATTTGTTGCCGAAATCCGGTATAAAAAAGACTGCTTCGGAACTTGTTGAATACTGGCAGATCCTGTGTGAAAAATATCCGATTTTCTCTATTGAGGACGCACTCGGAGAAGATGATTGGGACGGTTGGAAAATCCTTACCGATAAGCTCGGCGATAAAATTCAGCTTGTCGGAGATGACTTGTTCGTCACAAACCCAAAACGACTTGAAAAGGGTATTTTATCAGATGTCGCAAACTCAATTCTTATCAAGGTTAATCAAATCGGCACACTTTCCGAAACACTTGACGCGGTTGAAATGGCACATAAAAACGGCTATACCGCCGTTATATCACACCGCAGCGGTGAAACGGAAGATACAACAATCGCCGATATTGCCGTTGCTGTAAACGCAGGGCAAATAAAAACAGGCGCACCGAGCCGAACAGACAGAGTTGCAAAATACAATCAGCTTTTGAGAATAGAAGAAGAACTCTGCGGTATCGCGCAATACGGAAAATTTTAA
- the fusA gene encoding elongation factor G — MKTYSMDAIRNIAVMGHGKCGKTTLTEAMLFNAKMTDRMGKVADGNTVTDYDGEEIKRQFSISTALATVEWKDMKYNMIDTPGFFDFVGDVKEGIRAADSALIVLSGRSGVSVGTENVFRYAKQRGVPIMFFVNKIDDDRADYQKTLEEMKEKFGKSVTPFVYPIREGDEFKGFVDIVDMTARRYEGQDRVDIPVPDGMAEIVAPLREMIMEAVAETDEALMVKYFNGEEFTFDEIKQAIRKGVKDGVIYPVYCGSGQDNIGVRSLMDGMGKYLPAPSEIEEIARVADTGEPVELVQSETETTAAVVFKTIADPYVGKMSLFRVYSGEVKGDSTLYNPNKDVNEKIGKVFNLCGKKQLDAKSIKAGDIGAVAKLESTKTGDTLCEKGKNIILTGIEFPQPVLSMAIKPQTKGDEEKIISGINKLMEEDPTFTITNNTETKQTLINGQGEQHIDVIISKLKSKYGVGAVLEDPIVPYRETIKGKATVEGKHKKQSGGHGQYGHVKIEFEPGVSEDMIFEEKVFGGSVPKNYFPAVEKGLRDSCRKGVLAGYPVVNLKATLLDGSYHPVDSSEMAFKTAAAIAYKEGLKQANPVLLEPIGYLKVYIPENIMGDIIGDINKRRGQIMGMGESDKEGLNMVEAEVPMSEMFRYATDLRSMSQGRGMFSFEFTRYEQAPSNVAEKVIQSSKNKE; from the coding sequence ATGAAAACGTATTCAATGGACGCAATTCGGAACATCGCCGTTATGGGACACGGTAAATGCGGTAAGACAACGCTTACAGAGGCAATGCTGTTCAATGCGAAAATGACCGACAGAATGGGCAAAGTCGCTGACGGCAACACTGTAACGGACTATGACGGTGAAGAAATCAAAAGACAATTCAGTATTTCAACCGCTCTTGCAACGGTAGAGTGGAAAGATATGAAATATAATATGATAGATACACCGGGCTTTTTTGATTTTGTCGGTGACGTTAAAGAGGGTATCCGTGCGGCGGATTCGGCACTTATTGTATTGAGCGGAAGAAGCGGTGTAAGCGTCGGTACGGAGAACGTGTTCAGATACGCAAAACAAAGAGGTGTGCCGATTATGTTCTTTGTCAACAAAATTGATGATGACAGAGCGGATTATCAAAAAACTCTTGAGGAAATGAAAGAAAAGTTCGGAAAATCAGTAACTCCGTTCGTTTATCCGATAAGAGAAGGTGACGAATTCAAAGGCTTTGTCGATATTGTCGATATGACGGCAAGAAGATACGAAGGACAGGACAGAGTGGATATTCCTGTACCCGACGGTATGGCGGAAATTGTCGCACCGCTTAGAGAAATGATTATGGAGGCTGTTGCCGAAACCGATGAGGCACTTATGGTTAAGTATTTCAACGGTGAAGAATTTACTTTTGACGAAATTAAGCAAGCTATAAGAAAAGGTGTTAAGGACGGTGTTATTTATCCTGTATACTGCGGCAGCGGTCAGGATAATATCGGTGTGCGTTCGCTTATGGACGGTATGGGTAAGTATTTGCCTGCTCCGTCGGAAATTGAGGAAATCGCGAGAGTTGCCGACACAGGTGAGCCTGTTGAGCTTGTACAGAGTGAAACGGAAACAACGGCGGCGGTTGTATTTAAAACAATCGCAGACCCTTATGTTGGTAAGATGTCGTTGTTCAGAGTTTATTCCGGTGAGGTAAAGGGTGACAGCACGCTGTACAATCCGAACAAGGACGTAAACGAAAAGATTGGCAAGGTATTTAATCTTTGCGGTAAAAAACAGCTTGACGCAAAGTCGATAAAAGCCGGTGACATCGGCGCGGTTGCAAAACTTGAAAGCACAAAAACAGGTGATACATTATGTGAAAAAGGTAAGAATATCATACTTACCGGTATTGAATTTCCGCAGCCTGTTTTGTCTATGGCGATTAAACCGCAGACAAAGGGCGATGAAGAAAAGATTATAAGCGGTATTAACAAGCTTATGGAGGAGGATCCGACATTCACAATTACAAACAATACCGAAACAAAGCAGACTCTTATAAACGGTCAGGGCGAACAGCATATTGACGTTATTATAAGCAAATTAAAATCAAAATACGGTGTCGGTGCAGTTTTGGAAGACCCTATTGTTCCGTATCGCGAAACAATCAAGGGCAAGGCTACCGTTGAAGGCAAACACAAGAAACAATCTGGCGGTCACGGTCAGTACGGTCACGTTAAGATTGAATTTGAGCCGGGTGTGTCGGAAGATATGATTTTTGAAGAAAAAGTATTCGGCGGTTCTGTGCCTAAAAACTATTTCCCTGCCGTTGAAAAAGGCTTGCGTGATTCGTGCCGGAAAGGTGTGCTTGCAGGTTATCCCGTTGTGAACTTGAAAGCTACATTACTTGACGGTTCGTATCACCCTGTCGATTCGTCGGAAATGGCATTTAAGACGGCGGCGGCTATCGCGTACAAAGAGGGTTTGAAACAGGCTAACCCTGTCTTGCTTGAGCCTATCGGCTACTTGAAAGTATATATTCCTGAAAATATTATGGGCGATATTATCGGTGATATTAATAAACGCCGCGGCCAGATTATGGGTATGGGCGAAAGCGATAAAGAGGGACTTAATATGGTTGAGGCTGAAGTGCCTATGTCCGAAATGTTCCGTTATGCGACCGACTTGCGTTCTATGAGTCAGGGCAGAGGTATGTTCTCGTTTGAGTTTACCCGTTACGAGCAAGCTCCGTCAAATGTTGCCGAAAAAGTTATACAAAGCTCAAAAAATAAAGAGTAA
- a CDS encoding APC family permease — MKKISLFGAVSTGVGMLIATSCFVSSASGSSAVGTPFVIAIVIACIANMLAVLSIAELNAIMPNLTGGIAQYTLAGLGPLLTIVTMVGGYLISNVFAAPAEGAMFANVMTEMTGEAIPPAVFSVGITIVLIFINLKGVNMSTLLQEIVAAFMVVSLLALGIIGALGLGSGEQVAQDAVISSDLKDILPLTATAFWFFIGAEFIVPLGKDMKSPKKVPLSMVLSLGIMGIIQILLVFGFKNYTLWSDLGSAASPHVLYAVNMLGKWGRYWMIIVAIFAAVSTQNSIICSVSEICCGMAKMNLLPAFFQKKNKNGAPYWVIIILGVLTCIIEASGISTGEQVAFLTLTCSLFWMLSYITSHVNVIMLRRKMKNVPRNFKTPLFPLLQIVGIALQVYMMFNISTDPVQRRNIYILCFVLFAALFIYAFIWVKYRLKLPLLKGIGVHQVMMMESPEYHRVHSDLKNESNTNMGT; from the coding sequence ATGAAAAAAATCAGTCTTTTTGGTGCAGTATCAACCGGTGTGGGTATGCTTATCGCAACGAGCTGTTTCGTTTCGTCGGCAAGCGGCTCAAGTGCGGTCGGTACACCGTTCGTTATTGCTATCGTCATAGCGTGTATAGCAAATATGCTTGCGGTTTTGTCGATAGCCGAATTAAATGCGATAATGCCTAACCTTACCGGCGGTATCGCTCAATACACTCTTGCCGGACTCGGTCCGCTGTTGACTATTGTAACGATGGTCGGCGGTTATTTAATAAGCAATGTTTTCGCAGCACCTGCCGAAGGTGCGATGTTTGCAAATGTAATGACGGAAATGACGGGTGAGGCGATACCGCCTGCGGTGTTCAGCGTGGGAATAACGATTGTTCTTATATTCATTAATCTAAAAGGTGTGAATATGTCAACGCTTTTGCAGGAAATCGTTGCGGCATTTATGGTAGTGTCATTGCTTGCACTCGGTATTATCGGCGCACTCGGTTTGGGTTCGGGTGAACAGGTGGCACAAGATGCGGTTATTTCGTCGGATTTAAAGGACATTCTTCCGCTTACCGCAACGGCATTTTGGTTCTTTATCGGTGCGGAGTTTATTGTACCTTTAGGTAAGGATATGAAAAGCCCTAAAAAAGTACCGCTCAGTATGGTGCTTTCACTCGGCATAATGGGAATTATTCAAATATTGCTTGTATTCGGATTTAAAAATTATACATTGTGGTCCGATCTTGGAAGTGCAGCGTCACCGCACGTTCTTTATGCGGTGAATATGCTCGGTAAGTGGGGCAGATATTGGATGATTATTGTCGCTATATTTGCGGCGGTAAGTACGCAAAACTCTATTATTTGTTCAGTTTCGGAAATATGCTGCGGAATGGCAAAGATGAATCTTCTTCCGGCGTTTTTTCAAAAGAAAAACAAAAACGGAGCACCTTATTGGGTTATTATAATTTTGGGTGTGCTTACTTGCATTATCGAGGCATCGGGCATTTCGACAGGTGAACAGGTGGCATTTTTAACTCTTACTTGCTCGCTTTTCTGGATGCTTTCATATATTACATCACACGTCAATGTAATTATGCTAAGACGTAAAATGAAAAATGTTCCGCGTAACTTCAAGACACCGCTTTTCCCGCTTTTGCAAATCGTGGGTATAGCACTTCAGGTGTATATGATGTTCAATATATCAACTGACCCTGTACAAAGAAGAAATATATATATTTTGTGCTTTGTTCTGTTTGCGGCATTGTTTATATACGCATTCATTTGGGTTAAGTACAGACTTAAATTACCGCTTCTGAAAGGTATCGGAGTTCATCAGGTAATGATGATGGAAAGCCCTGAATATCATCGTGTTCACAGTGATTTGAAAAATGAAAGCAATACAAATATGGGGACTTAA
- a CDS encoding P-II family nitrogen regulator, translated as MEAEFSRIEIIGSMSKVSAFIEMLSSKHIKEIHKLGISGITVYNAMGCGVQSGSSEYMLDFTEQPLRLLPKSTMIMICETSKVKEVIEFLKKEFYTGHIGDGKIFVSDVRNIIRIRTGEDGIDALQKSKID; from the coding sequence ATGGAAGCTGAATTTTCAAGAATAGAGATTATAGGAAGTATGTCTAAGGTTTCGGCATTTATCGAAATGCTTAGCTCAAAACACATCAAGGAAATACATAAGCTCGGAATATCGGGCATAACCGTTTACAATGCTATGGGCTGCGGTGTGCAGAGCGGAAGCTCGGAGTATATGCTTGATTTTACGGAACAGCCTTTAAGACTTCTTCCGAAAAGTACTATGATTATGATATGTGAAACGTCTAAAGTTAAAGAAGTTATAGAATTTTTAAAAAAAGAATTTTATACGGGACACATCGGTGACGGAAAAATATTCGTGTCTGACGTTCGTAATATTATTCGTATCAGAACGGGCGAAGACGGAATTGACGCTTTGCAGAAATCAAAGATAGATTAA